Genomic segment of Anaeromyxobacter sp.:
GGTGGAGCTTGAGCTCCGGGCCCACCACGATGACCGAGCGGCCGGAGTAGTCGACCCGCTTGCCCAGCAGGTTCTGGCGGAAGCGGCCCTGCTTGCCCTTCAGCATGTCGCTGAGGGACTTGAGGGGGCGCTTGTTGGGGCCGGTGATGGTCTTGCCGCGGCGCCCGTTGTCGAAGAGGGCGTCCACCGCCTCCTGCAGCATCCGCTTCTCGTTGCGGATGATGATGTCGGGGGCGTTCAGCTCCTGCAGCCGCTTGAGCCGGTTGTTGCGGTTGATGACGCGGCGGTAGAGGTCGTTGAGGTCCGAGGTGGCGAAGCGGCCGCCGTCCAGGGGCACCAGCGGGCGCAGGTCGGGCGGGATGACCGGGATGACCTCCAGCATCATCCAGTCCGGGCGGTTGCCGGAGTCGAGGAAGGCCTCGACCACCTTGAGCCGCTTGGCGATCTTCTTCCGCTTGGCGTCGCTGGTGGCCACGCGCATCTCGGCGCGCAGCTCCTCGCCCAGGCCGCGGATGCCCTCGCCGTAGCTGCCGTCGGCCGGGCCGACGGCGCGCAGCAGCTCCAGCACCGCCTCGCCGCCCATGCCGGCGGAGAAGCCGTCCTCGCCGTGCTCCTCCATGGCCTTGTGGTAGCGCTCCTCGCTGAGGAGCTCACCGCGCAGCAGCGGCGTGGTCTTGGGGTCGATGACGATGAACGACTCGCAGTAGAGGACCTTCTCCAGGTCCTTGAGCGTGATGTCGAGCAGGTTGCCGATGCGCGAGGGCAGCGACTTGAGGAACCAGATGTGGGCGACCGGCGTGGCCAGGGTGATGTGGCCCAGCCGCTCGCGCCGCACCTTGGACTGGATGACCTCGACGCCGCACTTCTCGCAGACCACGCCCCGGTGCTTCATGCGCTTGTACTTGCCGCAGTTGCACTCGTAGTCCTTCACCGGGCCGAAGATCTTGGCGCAGAACAGGCCGTCCCGCTCCGGCTTGAAGGTCCGGTAGTTGATGGTCTCCGGCTTCTTCACCTCGCCGTGCGACCACTGGCGGATCTTGTCCGGGCTGGCCAGCGAGATGCGGATGGCCGAGAACGACAGCGGGTCCTTGGGCTTCTCGAAGAAATTGAAGATGTCCTTCACGTCGACTCCTCGCTGCTCGAAATCCGTTGATCCGCTGATCGGGCCGTCTGCTCGTCGGTGAGGCGTGCCACCCGGCGGCTAGGCCGTCTTCTTCTCGCCGCCGCCGGGCGGGCGTGGCGCCAGCGGGTCGGTGCTGGCCGCCGCCGCCTCCAGCTCGCGCTGCGCCTTGGCCTCGGGCGACTCCAGCAGCTCCACGTCGAGCGCCAGGCTCTGGAGCTCCTTGATGAGCACGTTGAAGGACTCGGGCAGGCCCGACTCCAGCGTGTTCTCGCCCTTGACGATGGCCTCGTACATGCGGGTGCGGCCCACCACGTCGTCCGACTTGACGGTCAGGAACTCCTGCAGCGAGTAGGCGGCGCCGTAGGCCTCCATGGCCCAGACCTCCATCTCGCCGAGCCGCTGCCCGCCGAACTGCGCCTTGCCGCCCAGGGGCTGCTGCGTCACCAGCGAGTACGGGCCGATGGAGCGGGCGTGGATCTTCTCGTCCACCAGGTGGTGGAGCTTGAGCATGTACATCACGCCCACCGTGACGTCCTGGTCGAAGGGCTCGCCGGTGCGGCCGTCGAAGAGGACCGACTGCATGGTGGCCCCGCCCTGCGCCATCAGCTCCCGCATCTCGTCCTCGCGGGCGCCGTCGAAGACCGGCGTGGCGATGTGGATGCCGTTCTTGAGCTTCTGGACCAGCTTGGGCAGCTCGCGATCGGGCAGATCGTCGATGAGCGACGTCAGCCGGTCGTTGCCCGGGCTCTCCGGGCCGTCGAAGACCTTCTTGAGCTTCTTGCGCAGGACGTCGGGTCCGAAGTTCTTCTCGATCATCTCCTGCAGCCGCAGGCCCACGTTGCGGGCCGCCCAGCCGAGGTGGGTCTCGAGGATCTGGCCCACGTTCATGCGCGAGGGCACGCCGAGCGGGTTGAGGACGAAGTCCACCGGGGTGCCGTCCTCGAGGTACGGCAGGTCCTCCTCGGGCAGCACGCGCGACACCACGCCCTTGTTGCCGTGGCGGCCGGCCATCTTGTCGCCCACCGCCAGCTTGCGCTTGATGGCGACGTACACCTTCACCATCTTGATGACGCCCGGGGGCAGCTCGTCGCCCTTCTTGAGGCGGCCGATCTTCTCGCCGAAGAGCAGCTTCACCAGCTCCTTCTGCTCCTCGAAGTTCTCGACGATCTTGCGGGCCAGGTCGGAGACGTCGCCCTCGACCGCCAGCTCACCCCAGTAGCGCTGCGGGATGCCGTCCAGCAGCTCGTCCGAGAGGACGTCGCCCTTCTTGAGCAGCTGCTCGCCGCGGTCGTCCACCAGCCGGGCGGTGGCCTCCTTGCCCAGCAGGAGGCGGCGGATCTTCTGGAACGCCGAGTCCTGGATGATCTTGATCTCGTCGTTCTGGTCCTTGAGGAGCTTGGCCTCCTCCATCTCCTCGATGGCCTTGGCGCGCTCGTCCTTCTCGACGCCCTTGCGGCTGAAGACCTTGGCGTTGATGACCGTGCCGGTCACCCCGGGAGGCACCCGCAGCGAGCTGTCGCGGACGTCGCCGGCCTTCTCGCCGAAGATGGCGCGCAGCAGCTTCTCCTCGGGGGAGAGCTGGGTCTCGCCCTTGGGCGTGATCTTGCCCACCAGGATGTCGCCCGGCTTGACCTCGGCGCCGATGCGGATGATGCCCGACTCGTCGAGGTCCTTGAGGGCCTCCTCGCCGACGTTGGGGATGTCGCGGGTGATCTCCTCCTTGCCGAGCTTGGTGTCACGGGCGACGCACTCGAACTCCTCGATGTGCACCGAGGTGAACACGTCCTCCTTGATGAGCCGCTCCGAGAGGAGGATGGAGTCCTCGAAGTTGTAGCCCTGCCACGGCATGAAGGCGACCACGATGTTGCGGCCCAGGGCCAGCTCGCCCTGCTCGGTGGCCGGGCCGTCGGCGATGACGTCGCCCTTCTTGACCCGCTCGCCCGGCTTCACGATGGGCTTCTGGTTGATGCAGGTGTTCTGGTTGGAGCGCTGGTACTTGGTGAGGTTGTAGATGTCCACCTCGTTGGCCACGTCGGTGGTCGCGGTGGCCACGTCGGCCTTCACCACGATGCGGGCGGCGTCGACGGACTGGACCACGCCGTCGCGCTTGGCCACCACGGTGACCCCGGAGTCGCGGGCCACGGTGGCCTCGATGCCGGTGCCCACCAGCGGGGCGGTGGTGCGCAGCAGCGGCACCGCCTGGCGCTGCATGTTGGAGCCCATCAGGGCGCGGTTGGCGTCGTCGTTCTCCAGGAACGGCACCAGGGAGGCGGCCACCGAGACCAGCTGGTTCGGCGACACGTCCATCAGGTCCACCTCGTCCGGGCGGGCCAGGATGTACTCACCCTCCTTGCGGCACGAGACGTTGTTGCCCTCGAAGTGGCCGCGACGATCCACCGGCGCGTTGGCCTGCGCGATGATGTGCTTCTCCTCCTCGAGCGCCGAGTAGAAGGTCACGTCGTCGGTGACCCGCCCCTTCTCGACCTTGCGGTAGGGGGTCTCGACGAAGCCGTAGTCGTTGACGCGGGCGTAGGTGGAGAGCGACGCGATCAGGCCGATGTTCGGGCCTTCCGGCGTCTCGATGGGGCAGATGCGGCCGTAGTGCGTGGAGTGGACGTCGCGCACCTCGAAGCCGGCCCGCTCGCGGGTCAGGCCGCCCGGCCCGAGGGCCGAGAGGCGCCGCTTGTGGGTCACCTCCGAGAGCGGGTTGGTCTGGTCCATGAACTGCGAGAGCTGGGACGAGCCGAAGAACTCCTTGATCACCGCCGTCACCGGCTTGGCGTTGATCAGGTCGTGCGGCATGAGCGTCTCGATCTCCTGCAGGCTCATGCGCTCCTTGATGGCGCGCTCCATGCGGACCAGGCCGATGCGGTACTGGTTCTCCAGCAGCTCGCCGACCGCGCGGACGCGGCGGTTGCCGAGGTGGTCGATGTCGTCGACGTCCTTGTTCGGCTTGCCGTTCTTGAGGTCGATGAGGAAGCGCACCACCTCGAGGATGTCGCGCTTGGTGAGGATGGTGTTGTCGAGCGGCTCGTCGATGCCGAACTTGTAGTTCAGCTTGAGGCGGCCGACCTTGGAGAGGTCGTAGCGCTCCGGGTTGAAGAACAGGTTGAGGAAGAGCGTGCCGGCCGTGTCCGGCGTCGGCGGATCACCCGGGCGCAGGCGCCGGTAGATCTCCATGATGGCCTCCTCGGGGGAGGCGATCTTGTCCTGCATGAGGGTGTCGCGCAGCGACGGCAGGACGTTCAGGTTGTCGATGAAGAGGACCTTGAACTGGCCGATGTCGCGCTTGCGCAGCTCCTCGACCTTGGCCTCGGTGACCTCCTCGTTGACCTCCAGCAGGACCTCGCCGGTGGCCTCGTCCACCACGTCCTCGGCGGAGACCTTGGTGTAGACCTCGTCCGCCTCGATGGGCAGCGACTTCATCTTGGCCGCCACCAGCTTCTTGATGGCGCCCTCGGTGTACTTGCGGTTCTTCTTGACGATGACCTCGCCGGTCCGCGGATCCTTGATGTCGCGGGTGGCGCGCTGGCCCTTGAGGAGCTCGGGGTTCAGGTCCTTCTCGTACTTCCCCTTGCCCTCGATGCGGACGGTCTCGACGTCGTAGTAGTACTTGAGGATCTCCTCGGGCGAGCCGCGGAAGTCCACCGGGTCCTTCTTGGCCGTGTCCGGCACGCCGCCCAGGGCGCGCAGCAGCACGGTGGCCGGCAGCTTGCGGCGCCGGTCGATGCGCACGTACAGGATGTCCTTGTGGTCGAACTCGAAGTCGATCCAGGACCCACGGTACGGGATGATGCGGGCGTTGTAGAGCAGCTTGCCCGAGGCGTGGCTCTTGCCCTTGTCGTGGTCGAAGAAGGCGCCCGGGGAGCGGTGGAGCTGGCTGACCACCACCCGCTCGGTGCCGTTGATGATGAAGGTCCCGTTCTCCGTCATGAGCGGGATCTCGCCGAAGTAGACCTCCTGCTCCTTGACGTCGCGGATCGACTGCGCGCCGGTCTCCTCGTCCTTGTCCCAGACCACCAGGCGGACCACCACCTTGATGGGCGCCGAGTAGGTCATGCCGCGCTGGTGGCACTCGTCGACGTCGTACTTGGGCTTCTCGAGGTGGTAGCTCACGAACTCGAGCGAGCTGGTCTCGTTGAAGTCCTTGATGGGGAAGACCGACTTGAAGACGCCCTGCAGGCCGGTGTCATCCCGCTTCTCCGGGCCGACCTCGGCCTGGAGGAACTTGTCGTAGCTCGACTTCTGGATGGCGATGAGGTTGGGGATCTCCGCGATCTTGTTGATCTTCCCGAAGTTCCTGCGGACTCGGAAGTTGCTCTGGATCGTCGTCGCCATCGAGAACGGACCTCTTTCGATCGAAGCTGCCGCTGAAAAGCGTCTAGCCGGCCTCGCGGCCGGCTCCATCACATCGGCGGCCCTTTCGGGCCGGGCTCACCTGGTCACTGGACGGGGAGGCAGGTTGTAACGGCGCCGGTCCCCTGCGTCAAAGAACCCTGTGAGCGGTGGCGCGGGGCGGACCACCAGGTCCGCCCCACGCCGCAGCCACCTACTTGATCTCGACCTTGGCGCCGGCGGCCTCGAGCTTCTTCTTGATCTCGGCGGCCTCGTCCTTGTTCACCCCACCCTTGACCTCCTTGGGGGCGGCCTCGACCAGGTCCTTGGCCTCCTTCAGGCCGAGGCCCGTCACCGCGCGGACCTCCTTGATGACGTTGATCTTGTTGGCGCCGGCCTCGGCGAGGACGACCGAGAACTCGGTCTTCTCCTCGGCGGGGGCGGCGGCAGCGGCGGCGGCCGGGCCGGCCGCGGCAACGGCCGCGGCGGCGGAGACGCCCCACTTGGTCTCGAGCTGCTTCACCAGGTCGGCGGCCTCGAGGATGGTGAGACCGGACAGCTGCTCCACGATGGCATTCAGATCGGCCATGTTCTCTCTTCCTTTTCTTGTCCGGGGCGTTCGCCTCTCCGGCGGGCCCCGCAGCGTGTTGGAGGTCGCGCACCCGCGCGGCCCCGTGGGTTCAGGTACCGTTTACGGCTGCTTCTCCAGCTGCTCCTTCCGCGCGCCGAGCACGCGGGCGAGCTGCTGGGCCGGGGTTCCGATGACGCGGGCAAGCTTCGTCGCAGGCTGGGTGATCATCCCCAGGATCTGCGCGCGGAGCTCGTTGATGCCGGGCAGCTTGGCGAGAGCGGCGACGCCCTTGGCGTCCACCAGCTTCCCCTCCACGACTGCCGCGCGAATGGTGAAGTTCTCGCGGTCCTTCATGAACTCCGCGAGGAGCTTCGCCGGCGCCACCACGTCGTCGTAACTCATGACGAGCGCGGTCGGCCCCACGAACCTGTCGGCGACCACCTCCACCGACGTGCCCTTGGCGGCGCGTGCGGCGAGGGTGTTCTTGACGACGCGGTACTCCACCTTGTTGTCCCTGAGCTTCTTGCGCAGGGCGGTGACCGTCTCCACGTCGAGTCCCCTGGGCTCCGCCACGATGGCGGCCCGGGCCTTGGCCATCTTGGCGTGCAACTCGCCGATGACCGCTTCTTTCTCCGTCCGATTCATTCCGATTCACCACCTTTCATGCCGCCGGCGCGTTCGCCGGGCGGCTTGGTTCGGGCTTCGGACGGCCGGACGGCCGGTACCAAAACCCCCTGGCCAAGCAGGGGACGCTGCGTACTGAACTCGCAGGTTCCGTCTCGGCGGGTCGACGCCTCCCGGCGTCGCTTGGCCGCTGCCCCCTTTGACGTCTCGCACTCGGGGGCGGGCGGGCCCGCTGTCTTGGACCAGGAACCCCGGCGGCGTCATGCCGCCGGGAACTCCTCAACACGAAGGCTGTGATGCTAGGCGTGGTGCGACGAGAGCTCGGCGGTGTCGATCTTGATGCCGGGCCCCATGGTGCACGAGATGGTGACGTTCTTCAGGTAGACGCCCTTGGCGGTCTGGGGCTTGGCCTTGAAGATGATCTCCATGATGGCGGTGAAGTTGTCGCGGAGCTTCTGGGGGTCGAAGGAGGCCTTGCCGAAGGGGACGTGCACGATGCCCGCCTTCTCGACGCGGAACTCCACCTTGCCGGCCTTCTGCTCCTTGACCGCCCGGGCGATGTCCAGGGACACCGTGCCGACCTTGGGGTTCGGCATCAGGCCGCGGGGGCCCAGCACCTTGCCGAGGCGGCCCACCACGCCCATCATGTCGGGGGTGGCCAGCACCTTGTCGAAGTCCATGAAGCCGCCCTGGATCTTCTCCGCCAGGTCCTCGGCGCCCACCACGTCGGCGCCGGCCTCGGCCGCCTCCTTGGCCTTGTCGCCCTTGGCGAACACCGCCAGCTTGACGGCCTTGCCCATGCCGTGCGGCATGACCACGGCGCCGCGCACCACCTGGTCGGCGTGCTTGGGATCCACGCCCAGGTTGATGGCCGCGTCCACCGTCTCGTCGAACTTCTTGGAGGCGGTCTCCTTCACCAGCTTGAGCGCCTCGTCCAGCTTGTAGCGCTTGGTCCGGTCCACCTTCGCCGACACCGCCTTGAACTTCTTGCCGATCGTAGCCATTTGGTCGTTCCTCGCTGAAGGCGGCGTTAGCCGACGATGTCGATGCCCATGGAGCGCGCGGTGCCCTCGACGGTCCGCATCGCGGCCTCGACGGAGCCAGCCGTCATGTCCTGCATCTTCAGCTTGGCGATCTGCTCGACCTGCTTCTTGCTGATCTGGCCCACCTTCTCCTTGCCGGGCTTGTGCGCCCCGGAGCCCTTCTTCTTCTCGGTGTGCAGGCCGGCGGCCTTCTTGATGAGGATGGCCGCGGGCGGCGTCTTGAGCAGGAAGGTGAAGGAGCGGTCGGCATACACGGTGATGATCACCGGGATGATGAGCGCTTCCTTGGCCTGGGCCTGCGTGGCCGCGTTGAACTGCTTGCAGAACTCCATGATGTTGACGCCGTGCTGGCCGAGCGCGGGGCCGACCGGCGGCGCCGGGTTGGCCTTGCCGGCCGGGAGCTGCAGCTTGATCTGACCTGTGATCTTCTTCATCGGTTCCTTCCTTCCGGGTCCTTCTTCCGACCCTGCGTGGTCTGGCGAGCCCCGTTGGCTCTTCCACGCTGCTGTTTGGTGCTGACGAGAGGCCTGGGCGGGCTGAAGCCCGCCCGGTTAGGTCTTCTCCACCTGCATGAAGTCCAGCTCGACCGGGGTGGCGCGGCCGAAGATCGACACCAGCACCCGGACCTTGCCCTTGTCCGGCTTCACTTCCTCGACGGTGCCGTTGAAGTTGGAGAACGGGCCGTCGATGACGCGGACCTGGTCCCCCTCCTCGAACTGGACCTTGGGCTTCGGCTTGAGCGAGCCCTCGGAGATCTGCGCCGTCAGGCGGGAGACCTCGGCGTCGGTGATGGAGGGCACGTCGCGGGGGTTCTTGGCCGAGCCCACGAAGCCGGTGACCTTGGAGGTCCCCTTGACGAGGTGCCAGGTCGAGTCGGTCATCTCCATGTTGACCAGGATGTAGCCGGGGAAGAACTTCCGCTTGGAAGTCTTCTTCTCGCCCTTGACCATCTCCTGGACCACCTCCATCGGGATGAGAACCTCGCCGAAGAAGTCCTGGAGCGCCTCCTGCTTGACGCGCTCCTCCAGGGACTTCTTCACCTTGTTCTCGAACCCCGAGTAGGTGTGGACCACGTACCACTTCTTCGCCATGCCAGATCTCCGTTCGGTGCGCCGGCGCCCCCCGGCTGGCAACTCGTGCCGGCGAGCCTCGCCGGCGCGGCGCCCTAGTACACGAGGGCGCTCAGGCTGCCCCAGATGAAGTCGAACGCACCCAGGATGATGGAGGCGATGAAGCTGGCCACCACGACCGCGATGGTGGCCGCGCGCGTCTCCCGCATGCTCGGCCAGGTCACCCGCTTCAGCTCCAGGGCGACCTCGAGCGAGAGGGTCTGCGTCCGGGGCAGGCGCCACACCACCACCGCGACGGCGGCCGCCACCAGGAACCCGAGGGCCGAGGCGACGGTCCAGCCCTCGACCAGCACCGTGGCGTCGTTCCACCGCGCGTAGGAGAACACGCCCTGGAAGATCTTCTCCAGGGTCATGCCCAGGGCGATGGCCGCGAGGACGTAGAAGATCGCGACGTAGCGCTTCGGCTGCTCGACGCCGGCTGCGGTATCCATGGGTCTACGTGCCTTTTCTTTTCGGGGAGACGAGACCGCGGCTGGTGCGCCCTCGTCTCCCCGGGTCGGTGGCAGGCCAGGAGGGACTCGAACCCCCAACATGCGGTTTTGGAGACCGCCGCTCTACCAATTGGAGCTACTGGCCTAAGGCGTACGGGACTACTTCGTCTCCTTGTGCGCCGTGTGCTTGCGGCACCGCGGGCAGTACTTGGAGAGCGACAGCTTGTCCTGCGTCTTCTTCTTGTTCTTCGTGGTGGAGTAGTTCCGCTCCTTGCAAGCGGTGCACTCCATGTTGATGATGCTTCGGCTGGACGCCATGGCTGGGTTCCTCTCCCGGTGCTACAGGATGACCTCGGAGACGACGCCGGAGCCGACGGTGCGCCCACCCTCGCGGATGGCGAAGCGCAGCTCCTTCTCCATCGCCACGGTGGTGATGAGCTCCACCTCGACGCCGATGTTGTCTCCCGGCATCACCATCTCGACCCCGGCCGGGAGGTTCAGCGTCCCCGTCACGTCCGTCGTCCGGAAGTAGAACTGCGGCCGGTACCCGTTGAAGAACGGCGTGTGACGACCGCCCTCCTCCTTCGTCAGCACGTAGACCGCCGCCTTGAACTTGGTGTGCGGCGTGATCGAGCCCGGCTTCGACAGCACCTGCCCGCGCTCCACGTCCTCGCGCTTCAGGCCGCGCAGCAGCGCCCCGATGTTGTCGCCCGCACGCCCCTCGTCCAGCAGCTTGCGGAACATCTCCACGCCCGTCACCACCGTCTTCTGCGTCGGGCGCAGGCCCACCACCTCGACCTCCTCGCCCACCTTGACGATGCCGCGCTCCACGCGGCCCGTCGCCACCGTCCCGCGCCCGGAGATGGAGAACACGTCCTCCACCGGCATCAGGAACGGCTTGTCCGTGGCACGCACCGGCGTCGGGATGTACGCGTCCACCGCGTCCATCAGCCGGCCGATCGACGGCTCGCCCAGGTCGCCCTTGTCGCCCTCCAGCGCCTTGAGCGCCGAGCCGCGGATCATCGGGGTCTTGTCGCCCGGGAACTCGTACTTGGTCAGCAGCTCGCGGACCTCCAGCTCCACCAGGTCCAGCAGCTCCGAGTCGTCCACCATGTCGCACTTGTTCAGGTAGACCACGATGTACGGAACGCCCACCTGCCGGGCCAGCAGGATGTGCTCCCGCGTCTGCGGCATCGGGCCGTCCGCCGCCGACACCACCAGGATGGCGCCGTCCATCTGCGCCGCGCCCGTGATCATGTTCTTCACGTAGTCGGCGTGGCCGGGGCAGTCCACGTGCGCGTAGTGCCGCGCCGCCGTCTGGTACTCCACGTGCGCCGTCGCGATGGTGATGCCGCGCTCCCGCTCCTCGGGCGCCTTGTCGATCTGGTCGTACGCCATGAAGGACGCCAGGCCCTTCTGCGCCGCCACCTTCGTGATGGCCGCGGTGAGCGTCGTCTTCCCGTGGTCCACGTGCCCGATCGTGCCGACGTTCACGTGCGGCTTGTTCCGCTCGAACTTCTCCTTGCCCATGGTGTCGCTCCCTGTGACGGCGCCGGAGGTCGACCCACTCCGGCGCGGTACTGAAGAATGGAGCCTTCGTCCAGGATTGAACTGGAGACCTCGTCCTTACCAAGGACGCGCTCTACCGACTGAGCTACGAAGGCTGATCTTTTCGGTGCTGCCCTGCTGCCACGACGTCGCTGGAGCGGGAAACCGGATTCGAACCGGCGACATTCAGCTTGGAAGGCTGACGCTCTACCAACTGAGCTATTCCCGCAACTCTCTGCTGCTCCTCTTCCCGGCCCGGCGTCCCTGCTTCTCAAAGCTGCGGTCGAAGTGGTGGAGGGGGGTGGATTTGAACCACCGAAGGCGTGAACCGGCAGATTTACAGTCTGCTCCCTTTGGCCGCTCGGGAACCCCTCCGGATCTTTCTCGTTCGACTTTCTGGTCCCACGACCTGGAGCTGGCGGTGGGAGTCGAACCCGCGACCTGCTGCTTACAAGGCAGCTGCTCTGCCGACTGAGCTACGCCAGCCCAAACTTCCGAAGTTCCTCGGATCCATGCCGGCCGCGCTCCGTGCGACCGCCACCCACCCTCGCCGAGTGGAGCCGCGTCTTGTAGACGAGGCCCGGGCGACTGTCAAGGGCTGAGCGGACGGTTCTTTTCCGGGCTCCGGCCGCGCCGCTGACGCGCCGCTTCATACAGGGCGACCGAGGCCGCCGCCGACACGCTGAGGCTCTCCACCCCTCCGGCCATCCCGATGCGGGCCCCGTGGTCGCAGGTCTTCCGGACCAGCGCCCGGATCCCCTCCCCCTCGCTGCCGACCACCAGGGCCGTCGGCCCCTTCAGGTCGACCTGGGCGAGCTCCTGCTCACCGTCGGCCGCCAGGGCCACCGACCAGACGCCTGCCCCCTTCAGGTCATCGAGGGTCCTCGAGACGTTGACCACCCGCGCCACCAGGCAGCGCTCCAGGACGCCGGCCGACGCCTTGACCGCTGCCGGGGTGACCCCGACGGCGCGATCCTGCGGGATGACCACCCCGTGGGCGCCCATGGCCACGGCCGACCGGGCGATGGCGCCCAGGTGGTGCGGATCCTCCACCCCGTCGAGGATGACCAGCAGGGGGGGCTCGTTCCGGGCCTCGGCTGCCGCCAGGATCTCCCGGACCTCGGCATAGCGGAACGCCGCGCCCACCACCGCCACCACCCCCTGGTGCTTGTCGACCCCGGCCAGCCGGTCGAGCCGCTGGCGGGGGGCGTGCTTCACCCGCGCCCCGGCCGCCTCGGCCTGCCGCGCCAGGTCGGCCAGGGCGGCCGAGCGGGCCCCCTCGGCGACCCACAGCTCCGACAGCCCCTGGGCGCCGGCCCGGAGCAGC
This window contains:
- the rplL gene encoding 50S ribosomal protein L7/L12 produces the protein MADLNAIVEQLSGLTILEAADLVKQLETKWGVSAAAAVAAAGPAAAAAAAPAEEKTEFSVVLAEAGANKINVIKEVRAVTGLGLKEAKDLVEAAPKEVKGGVNKDEAAEIKKKLEAAGAKVEIK
- the rlmB gene encoding 23S rRNA (guanosine(2251)-2'-O)-methyltransferase RlmB, which produces MRVVYGVNPVKELLRAGAQGLSELWVAEGARSAALADLARQAEAAGARVKHAPRQRLDRLAGVDKHQGVVAVVGAAFRYAEVREILAAAEARNEPPLLVILDGVEDPHHLGAIARSAVAMGAHGVVIPQDRAVGVTPAAVKASAGVLERCLVARVVNVSRTLDDLKGAGVWSVALAADGEQELAQVDLKGPTALVVGSEGEGIRALVRKTCDHGARIGMAGGVESLSVSAAASVALYEAARQRRGRSPEKNRPLSP
- the rpmG gene encoding 50S ribosomal protein L33 translates to MASSRSIINMECTACKERNYSTTKNKKKTQDKLSLSKYCPRCRKHTAHKETK
- a CDS encoding 50S ribosomal protein L1 translates to MATIGKKFKAVSAKVDRTKRYKLDEALKLVKETASKKFDETVDAAINLGVDPKHADQVVRGAVVMPHGMGKAVKLAVFAKGDKAKEAAEAGADVVGAEDLAEKIQGGFMDFDKVLATPDMMGVVGRLGKVLGPRGLMPNPKVGTVSLDIARAVKEQKAGKVEFRVEKAGIVHVPFGKASFDPQKLRDNFTAIMEIIFKAKPQTAKGVYLKNVTISCTMGPGIKIDTAELSSHHA
- the nusG gene encoding transcription termination/antitermination protein NusG, with the translated sequence MAKKWYVVHTYSGFENKVKKSLEERVKQEALQDFFGEVLIPMEVVQEMVKGEKKTSKRKFFPGYILVNMEMTDSTWHLVKGTSKVTGFVGSAKNPRDVPSITDAEVSRLTAQISEGSLKPKPKVQFEEGDQVRVIDGPFSNFNGTVEEVKPDKGKVRVLVSIFGRATPVELDFMQVEKT
- the secE gene encoding preprotein translocase subunit SecE; protein product: MDTAAGVEQPKRYVAIFYVLAAIALGMTLEKIFQGVFSYARWNDATVLVEGWTVASALGFLVAAAVAVVVWRLPRTQTLSLEVALELKRVTWPSMRETRAATIAVVVASFIASIILGAFDFIWGSLSALVY
- the tuf gene encoding elongation factor Tu, whose protein sequence is MGKEKFERNKPHVNVGTIGHVDHGKTTLTAAITKVAAQKGLASFMAYDQIDKAPEERERGITIATAHVEYQTAARHYAHVDCPGHADYVKNMITGAAQMDGAILVVSAADGPMPQTREHILLARQVGVPYIVVYLNKCDMVDDSELLDLVELEVRELLTKYEFPGDKTPMIRGSALKALEGDKGDLGEPSIGRLMDAVDAYIPTPVRATDKPFLMPVEDVFSISGRGTVATGRVERGIVKVGEEVEVVGLRPTQKTVVTGVEMFRKLLDEGRAGDNIGALLRGLKREDVERGQVLSKPGSITPHTKFKAAVYVLTKEEGGRHTPFFNGYRPQFYFRTTDVTGTLNLPAGVEMVMPGDNIGVEVELITTVAMEKELRFAIREGGRTVGSGVVSEVIL
- a CDS encoding 50S ribosomal protein L10, giving the protein MNRTEKEAVIGELHAKMAKARAAIVAEPRGLDVETVTALRKKLRDNKVEYRVVKNTLAARAAKGTSVEVVADRFVGPTALVMSYDDVVAPAKLLAEFMKDRENFTIRAAVVEGKLVDAKGVAALAKLPGINELRAQILGMITQPATKLARVIGTPAQQLARVLGARKEQLEKQP
- the rplK gene encoding 50S ribosomal protein L11, coding for MKKITGQIKLQLPAGKANPAPPVGPALGQHGVNIMEFCKQFNAATQAQAKEALIIPVIITVYADRSFTFLLKTPPAAILIKKAAGLHTEKKKGSGAHKPGKEKVGQISKKQVEQIAKLKMQDMTAGSVEAAMRTVEGTARSMGIDIVG